The proteins below are encoded in one region of Enhydrobacter sp.:
- the glgX gene encoding glycogen debranching protein GlgX produces the protein MPPYPDRLEAGAPSPLGATWDGLGTNFAVFSSNATRIDLCIFDPNGRREVARYTLPEYTDEIWHGYLPGSRAGLIYGYRAYGPYEPQHGHRFNPHKLLLDPYARRIAGDLRSSDALFGYRVNSPRADLSFDRRDSAPGMLKAVVTADAFHWGDDRPPAIPWSDLVIYEAHLRGLTMLRQDLRPRERGTFAALAEPAVIDHLRRLGVNAIELLPIHAFVQDQYLLKKELRNYWGYNTLGFFAIEPRYLSDGSAEEMRIAVRRLHAAGIEVILDVVYNHTAEGSELGPTLSFRGLDNASYYRLVPDNLRHNINDTGTGNTFNLSHPRVLQLVMDSLRYWVQSFHVDGFRFDLGVTLGREGYGFDPGSGFFDAILQDPILSQVKLISEPWDPGPGGYQLGAQPPRFAEWNDRYRDGLRRYWRGDEGERSDFSARLAGSADIFEHRGRRPYASVNFAACHDGFTLRDTVSYAERHNEANGEDNNDGTPENYSANWGVEGPTDDPAVNEIRRRLQYAMLATVMLSQGTPMLLGGDEFGRTQNGNNNAYCQDNEISWFDWEQADSEEGRALTTFVGRMVGLRHRHPVLRWNQYIHGRNQPAPGVLDIQWFDQQGGQMTNEAWNNPQERTLVLQRASKDAGGVTILTCFFNPTPDDQTFAMPPPDLPTELVVDSASPKEPERPLEGRTLLVKSRSVVLTRSVLEPERT, from the coding sequence ATGCCGCCCTATCCCGACCGCCTCGAGGCAGGGGCGCCTTCCCCATTGGGCGCCACCTGGGACGGACTCGGCACCAACTTCGCCGTCTTCTCCAGCAATGCGACGCGCATCGACCTTTGCATCTTCGATCCAAACGGCCGGCGCGAGGTGGCGCGCTACACGCTGCCGGAGTACACGGACGAGATATGGCATGGCTACCTGCCCGGCAGCCGGGCCGGCCTGATCTACGGCTATCGCGCCTATGGCCCCTACGAGCCGCAGCACGGCCATCGTTTCAACCCCCACAAGCTCCTGCTCGATCCTTACGCGCGTCGCATCGCCGGCGACCTCCGCAGCTCGGATGCGCTCTTCGGCTATCGCGTCAACTCACCGCGCGCCGATCTCTCCTTCGACCGGCGCGACAGCGCTCCCGGCATGCTGAAGGCGGTCGTCACGGCCGACGCCTTTCACTGGGGCGACGACCGGCCGCCCGCCATCCCGTGGTCCGACCTGGTGATCTACGAGGCGCATCTGCGCGGCCTGACCATGCTGCGCCAGGACCTGCGTCCGCGCGAGCGCGGCACGTTCGCGGCGCTCGCGGAACCCGCGGTGATCGATCACCTGCGCCGTCTCGGCGTCAATGCCATCGAGCTGCTGCCGATCCACGCTTTCGTCCAGGACCAGTACCTCCTGAAAAAAGAGCTGCGGAACTACTGGGGCTACAACACGCTCGGCTTTTTCGCCATCGAGCCGCGCTACCTGTCCGACGGCTCGGCCGAGGAGATGCGCATCGCCGTGCGCCGCCTGCACGCGGCCGGCATCGAGGTCATCCTCGACGTCGTCTACAACCACACCGCCGAGGGCAGCGAGCTCGGTCCGACGCTGTCCTTCCGCGGCCTCGACAATGCGAGCTACTATCGTCTCGTGCCCGACAACCTGCGGCACAATATCAACGACACGGGCACCGGCAACACCTTCAACCTCTCGCATCCGCGGGTGCTGCAGCTCGTCATGGATTCGCTGCGCTACTGGGTGCAGTCGTTCCATGTCGACGGCTTCCGCTTCGACCTCGGCGTGACGCTGGGCCGCGAGGGCTACGGCTTCGATCCCGGCTCCGGCTTCTTCGATGCGATCCTGCAGGATCCGATCCTGTCGCAGGTGAAGCTGATCTCGGAGCCGTGGGATCCCGGACCGGGCGGCTATCAGCTTGGGGCGCAACCGCCGCGCTTCGCCGAATGGAACGACCGCTACCGCGACGGGCTGCGGCGCTACTGGCGCGGCGACGAGGGCGAACGGTCGGATTTCTCGGCCCGCCTCGCGGGCTCCGCCGACATTTTCGAGCATCGCGGCCGCCGCCCCTATGCCTCGGTGAATTTCGCCGCCTGCCATGACGGCTTCACCCTGCGCGACACGGTGAGCTACGCCGAACGGCACAACGAAGCCAACGGCGAGGACAACAACGACGGCACACCCGAGAACTACTCGGCCAACTGGGGCGTCGAGGGGCCGACGGACGATCCGGCCGTCAACGAGATTCGCCGCCGTCTTCAATACGCCATGCTCGCGACGGTAATGCTGTCGCAGGGCACGCCCATGCTGTTGGGGGGCGACGAGTTCGGTCGCACCCAGAACGGCAACAACAACGCCTACTGTCAGGACAACGAGATTTCCTGGTTCGACTGGGAACAGGCCGACTCGGAGGAGGGCCGTGCCCTCACCACCTTCGTCGGCCGCATGGTTGGCTTGCGCCACCGCCATCCGGTGCTGCGCTGGAACCAGTATATTCACGGCCGCAACCAGCCGGCGCCGGGCGTTCTCGACATCCAGTGGTTCGACCAGCAGGGCGGGCAAATGACCAACGAAGCCTGGAACAATCCGCAGGAGCGCACGCTCGTCCTGCAGCGCGCCTCCAAGGACGCGGGCGGCGTGACCATCCTCACCTGCTTCTTCAATCCCACGCCGGACGATCAGACCTTCGCCATGCCGCCGCCCGACCTGCCGACCGAGCTGGTGGTGGACAGCGCCTCCCCCAAGGAGCCGGAAAGGCCGCTCGAAGGCCGCACCTTGCTCGTGAAATCGCGCAGCGTTGTCCTTACCAGGAGCGTTCTCGAACCGGAGAGGACATGA